The following coding sequences are from one Pusillimonas sp. DMV24BSW_D window:
- a CDS encoding ABC transporter ATP-binding protein, producing MSSLIEAKSLNTHYGESHILFDVNFKINPGESVGLLGRNGMGKSTLIRTLMGHVRPSSGQIKIRGDDHTRSAPHQVSRLGVAYVPEGRGIFPNLNVRENLLVAARPGVNERNDWSYDRVLETFPRLTERLGHGGQQLSGGEQQMLAIGRALMTNPDVLILDEATEGLAPLIIAEIWRIIGTIRETGVATLIVDRNYRKVLANTDRCVVLEKGVVVHEKQSAALIQQPELLTQYLGV from the coding sequence ATGAGCAGTTTGATCGAAGCAAAAAGTCTAAACACCCACTACGGTGAGAGCCATATTCTGTTTGATGTCAATTTTAAAATTAATCCTGGTGAATCTGTTGGTCTACTAGGTCGAAACGGCATGGGAAAGAGCACATTGATCAGAACTCTTATGGGACATGTACGACCTAGCTCTGGACAAATCAAAATCCGAGGTGATGACCACACACGCTCAGCACCTCATCAAGTATCACGCCTCGGCGTAGCTTATGTACCCGAAGGCAGAGGTATTTTTCCAAACCTAAATGTTCGCGAAAACCTACTGGTCGCAGCTCGTCCCGGAGTTAACGAACGCAACGACTGGAGCTACGATCGTGTTCTAGAGACATTTCCAAGGCTTACAGAGCGGCTTGGGCACGGTGGACAACAGCTGTCGGGGGGTGAACAGCAGATGCTAGCGATTGGTCGTGCCTTAATGACGAACCCGGACGTGTTAATCCTTGATGAAGCAACAGAGGGACTAGCGCCCCTCATTATCGCCGAGATATGGCGCATTATCGGCACGATTCGTGAAACTGGCGTAGCCACCCTGATCGTTGATCGGAATTATCGCAAGGTACTGGCCAACACGGACCGCTGCGTTGTCCTTGAGAAAGGTGTGGTTGTCCATGAAAAACAGAGTGCAGCCCTAATTCAACAACCTGAATTGTTAACTCAATATCTAGGCGTTTGA
- a CDS encoding ABC transporter ATP-binding protein: MSQTLLSAKNITRRFGGLIAINNASLNLNQGAVHAVIGTNGAGKSTLVSVLSGEIPPNEGQIKMLDKDITDWSQPDRAQAGLGRSYQRTTIFPSLSVHENCRISAQSKHQKFWNWGTPHTKCDFTNEAASHALELAGLSQFAHRKAGLLSHGGKRQLEIAMCLATRPKVLLLDEPLAGMGAEETDRMLGLLNDLKKEHAVLLVEHDMDAVFRISDEITVMVNGCVIAHGEPEEIRNNPDVQTAYLGDEA, from the coding sequence ATGTCTCAAACACTTTTATCAGCAAAAAACATAACACGACGCTTCGGAGGCTTAATCGCCATTAACAACGCATCACTCAACCTAAATCAGGGTGCTGTCCATGCAGTGATCGGTACGAACGGTGCGGGAAAGTCCACACTTGTCAGTGTGCTATCAGGTGAAATCCCACCCAACGAGGGTCAAATTAAGATGTTGGATAAAGACATAACAGACTGGTCACAACCAGATCGAGCTCAAGCAGGCCTCGGACGAAGCTATCAACGCACAACAATCTTCCCCTCCTTATCAGTCCACGAAAACTGTCGAATTTCCGCGCAATCCAAGCACCAGAAATTCTGGAATTGGGGCACACCACATACAAAATGTGACTTTACTAATGAAGCTGCCAGTCACGCACTGGAGCTCGCGGGTTTATCACAGTTTGCCCATCGCAAAGCTGGCCTTCTTTCTCATGGTGGAAAACGCCAACTCGAAATCGCGATGTGTCTCGCCACTCGACCCAAAGTGCTCCTACTCGATGAGCCACTCGCTGGCATGGGGGCAGAAGAAACCGATCGCATGCTTGGCCTATTAAACGACCTAAAGAAAGAACATGCTGTCTTACTAGTCGAACATGACATGGATGCTGTTTTTCGCATTTCCGACGAAATCACCGTTATGGTGAACGGATGCGTAATCGCTCATGGTGAACCTGAGGAAATCCGCAATAACCCCGATGTGCAAACAGCTTACTTGGGGGATGAAGCATGA